Within the Macrobrachium rosenbergii isolate ZJJX-2024 chromosome 17, ASM4041242v1, whole genome shotgun sequence genome, the region GgaaatcattatttcttcataaaaaaggGTAAACATCACGTACTATGATGGAGACGGGTGGCCTTGTAAGGAATCGATACGCTTTGAAAGAAATGTCTCTATAAAAGGAAAACGGAAATCGTCGTTTCCGAACAACAAAAGAATAGATAATCGATCTATTTTAAGAGTTTTACGGAGCGATAAATTAAGGAGTCCCTTTATTGTTACCATTTCTATGACGAACTGCCATCCAATAACTTGGAACACACAGAAATTACCGGTCTGTGTAAATTACTATATGTGTTAAATTCAGATGCTGTTGATTATTACTGAAGGATATCGTGGTCTAACGAGACTGGGGTCGAGATCtgaagtgttcagaaacttgatAACATTTAGCtatcctgaagagagagagagagagagagagagagagagagagagagagagagagagagagagagagaggacaataaaaGTTCTGAGAATGTAATGACATAACagcctcctctttctcctcctgccCCTTCCCTTCCTCACCCTCTTCTCAGACCATCAGCTTCCACTTCCAAATTTTCTCACCTCGACAAGTAAAGCTCAAGGTCGTCAATCACTCTCCCTTTCTCCCCACATTTCTTGTTTAGTGTCGCCACAGCCTTCTTGCAcatttattccttattctttCGTTTGGTTCTTGACATTTACACATCTacccacctgtctctctctctctctctctctcttagttaacaccattttaaaacatttgttaTGAGTTGACATCTTAtacttctgcataataataataataataataataataataataataataataataataataataataataataataataataataatgccaccaCTTCCCCGGTAGTTTGTTGAGCCGCGGGGAGTCACATCTAGGCTTTAAAAAGTGCTTGGATGAGATGCAAAAATTGAAGAGGAAAAGTTGAGGAGGTTGGACAGCGTAGTGGGGAATGCTGTGAAGATCCTCTcgtatttattgtataatatgcTGCACGTGCCTTCATGTAGGTTATTCCCGGACCCCTCCCGCGCCTCATTACATGGGAAGAAGCTCCTGTGAGTACTGCCTAAAGTAATATTTGCAGAGGGCAAGCTTGGAAGAGCTGGACAATAGCAAGAACGTGACGGTATAGTGTTTCGTtgaaaaaataacagcaactatTTCGGACATAATACCTTACAAAACATCATATCTATGCAATATAAAAGGTTGTGTGGACGACTAAGGCTTGTCTCTTTCAAAATGAAATCTATCAAAGAAGCTGGAAAgcttgttttcaagtttttcgAGCTCATGCCGATTttgaaaagcaaatactgtacagcagaataatcaatacATGTCTGTGGATGGCATCAACGTTTAAAGTGGGATGGAAATCATCAATCGAATTATTTGATAGAGCTATCTATTATAACCCTTCGTTCACTAATGCAGAGTTTTAATTAAACCATAAAATTGAGTGTTGTTTATCTAACATTTTCAAAGCGGTAAGGGAGccgaagatgaaagaaaaaactcgCGTTCCCTCCCCGTCCCCTGTTTtaccccaaaaatatttttctttacgacAAGAATTCTAAgaccactttctctttctctccctctctccgtcACACATGATGTAAGCAGATAAGTGATcaaacatgaatatttacatcCTATTACTTATCTGAGCCCAGACGCCAAAGCTAAAACCGCACATTAATTGTTAATTACATCAAGTGTCCAATGATAACCAAGCATTCGAAAAAAGCACGCTGACTTACTGAGCCAAGCATGAAAGGAGTCACGCGAAAGCCGCTTGTGCAATTGTGTTGCTAGACAGAAGCCTTTTGCAAACTCTGTTCAGTATTACCTTGGCCTCTGATGCTCCCACCAAACCGAGCGATCCCGCGGGCTCTTGCAGTCATTGAATTGCACGATTACTCGACCACGAAATCGGTGCttggaataaataaacatacgtCCAGTATTACGTAATTTGTTTGAAAGGGAAGACAAAAACCATTCATGGTTCTGGCTTTGTTTTGAGTGCTAGGACAGGGAACGTGTGATGCATCCTGGAAAAAGGGgctaataaagagaaagaaattagggaggggaggagaggggggatgggggggaggggagggggagtcatAGCCATTAGGAATGGCTGCTTAGATAATGCCTGGGTTCTAGTTTGTTTGAATTTGCTGGAACATAGAACTCGTATTGTCTGCTTAAGAAAGCAaactatacagtaataaaaaaggaaattaaaatggaaaaagcgAAGAATCTCAGTAATTGTTATGGACCATAGTTAAAGGCCACATGCTTTTGCAATCTATAAGAACACTACCAACGACATATTTTTCTATGTGATAGTTTTTGCCTCGCTTACTCCCACGGGTACAATCCCATTATGCTCAAAGGCATGGACTTGGGACGGTCTACATAATAAGTATTGATAAAACTGGGTAAATATTCAATACCTGCGgcaaaatatgcatatatgcaacTGTATGCTCCTGGTTACGTAGGTTCTGTTCAACAAAAGTGAACAAAACTTTGATCAGATATATAgtaatttgttaaaagaaatcGCAGCCAACCTAAATGCCAGAAAAAATCCCAACTAAATTCTTTGTGAGGCAAGAATGATAAAAAGTTATTCATTCCTACGGTTAGGTGGTGTACTATTATTCTCAAGCAGTTATTCAATTAAtctcctttaaactttaaccaaATTAGACGAAGTGTGTAACATCaggttatctatctatctatctatatatatatatatatatatatatatatatatatatatatatatatatatatatatatatatatatatatatatatatatatatatatatatatatatatatatatattttcgttaaaagcaattgcttcagTGGCATCAGTAAGTTTCTTGATAGCCTTCATACCGAATGGTAGTAGTCACTTGATAAATCGAAACAGCttcgcgacaaaaatcaataaatggaaggaagtctgcgtattttaagttgaacgagaatcggaaaaaaccgtgGTATGGTACCTttcaagaaacttattgatgccactaaagcaattgcttttaacgaaaaactgtataagagaaaaactatgccctaaaagtaatATTCCCCTTCGATATTATATTATAGGTTATAGTTGAtatgatattaaacgatatatatatataaatttttttttttttttgggggttcttGATAGCCTAATGGTAGTTGACTGAATATCAAAAATGATTAAGTCCACCTGGTGGTAGAGCGCTTATCatttacaaattccccttcggtatttaCTGAGGTTactaatttgatattaaatgaaaattgtagcctaaagtttgtgaatataaaaaaaatgtcacggaatatgacacacacacacacactagatatatatatatatatatatcatatatatatatatatatatatatatatatatatatatatatatactatatatatatattatatatatattgtgtgcaagTGCAATAATTAACAGAAGCTTTTTGTgcacaagatattttttttttttttttacaaaattaacagatGGCCTGACATGTAAACATAATTCCTTACTGACGAATTTTACATGAGGctatataaaaccattttatatGCGGCCTCTCGTATAAAAGCGTTCAGTAAAATTTCACCTTATAATAACACTCTTACTGGGTatttacgatgagagagagagagagagagagagagagagagagagagagtaaccttgACACTCCCAATGAGATAATGCTCCATTTGCTTTGCGCAGGGGAAATTCCTCGGAACTGTCTAATCGTCAGTTAACCTTCGGGAGAGATCCTGGAAGGTGGTTGCCCGTCGTGAACCTGGGGAATCCTAACCTAGGAAGGTCAGCGACCGCCCTCGCAAACCCCATTCAGCCGTTGCTGCTGATGGTATATAAACGTGGAGGAAACGTTCAGGGGTCGCAGTCTCTTTGGTGTTTGGTTCCTGATCATATTGTGCCCTCGGGAAGGAAATTCACTCTTTTCACTTAGTCTTTCTCCCTCGTTTCTGACGACTTCCCCTTGGCACACCGCTTTTAGTTGTGCGAGAGAAGATGAAACTAAAACGTGAGTACAGTTGTAAATTTCATCCGATAAAGAAATAATTGTGGGTTTTAGTTGGTTTGCTAGTGGTGGTTTTCTAAGGATTCATTATCGCTTTCATAACCACGGAGAGTACTTCAGGATAATTTAATTGTTTTCCGGTTATCAATTCTCATTTGTGTGGtaaattttatctatatttcatCTCAGATTCactatacacacaacacacacttatatatatacatattatatatatatatatatatatatatatatatatatatatatatatatatatatatatatatatatatatatatatatatatatatatatatatatatccacggaCGCAAAAAAAGGACAACAAAAGATGTAACgatattcacatatttttttttattggatgttACAGGTTTGGTGAGTAGCTTAGCGCTCTTAACAGCTCTGAGCCTACCAATAACTTTTGCGGAAGACTGGTCATGGGGTGCTGTGGAGGATGCCTCGACCTCTCCACCCTCAGAAAATTCAACGTCCGGTTTTGACACATTCGAAAGCAATAACAGCAGTGAAGTGGAACCCTCTGACCGAGAGCCACGCTTCCTGGGATTCAGTGAAAAGCTATGCTCACTTGGGATTGGTACCAAGGTATGTATTAGTTTAAAGATATTCGTGCTTTGTATTTCTATTGtgattataatattaaataaccCAGAAATTCTTTTGATAATATTCTTTTAGCTAGCTGTCAATTCTTTACTTTCAAACAAGCATCCCAGAAATGTATTGTTGAATATTTAGGCATAtaagtttatgtatttttcttgtatcatctttccttttcaaatttcttactattttttcttatctttcggCATTTCCAGTGCGACAAGAAACTCTACCCAGATGCTGTAGATTCTCACTATGGTCCTCCACCTGTTGTTGGTTCTTCTTTAACCTCCAGCAGCTATGCGACCCTTGATTATGATAATTACGGTAAGGAAGGGCATGGATATCCTTCTGTACCTTCAAAAGCTTCTGCTGGAGGTATTAAGCctttctttgtgccacccaaacCATATCcacaatcctttgtaaaaccccATCCAGTTCAGCCTGACACTCACCATATAAGCCCAACATACGAAGCCCCTAAGCCTACATAtaaggtaccagaaccaacataTGAGGCGCCAAAGCCTGCATATAAAGCACCAAACCCTTCTCATATCACTGTATCTCATGGACATGTAAAGCCATCTTCTGTAGTACAGCACATTCACACTCATACCCATATTCACCAAGGAGTACAAGAAAATGCCCCATCGGGTTCTGCAGTTTTTGTATCTACAGGAAGTGCTATACCTTCCTTTGGTAAGACAATTGTTCAGAGTCCTTTTGAAGGCCATATTACTGGGCCAGAATCTGAACCTACCATTCCATCTGGGCCCAGCATTACTTCAGTCATTTCTGCTGGAACTGTACCTCCCGTAGGAGATAAGTTCAGTGGTAGTGGATTTCACTCCACTGGACAAGCTGGTTCTGGAATCTTGCAGTCAACTTCTGCTGGAGTTGCCTCCTCTGGAGTCTTTTCATCTGCTACCTTTGGAGGTCAAGCGATTGGTAATTTTGGAAACCAGGTTAGTGGTACTGGTTTCCAATCTTCAGGCCAATCTGGCTCAGTCTTCCAACCCATTTCTAATGGGGTTTCATCAGCTGTGTCTAGTGGAACTATCTCACCTTTTAAGGGTCAGGTAGGGGGTGCATTTGGAGATCAGACCAGTAGCACTGGATTCCATTCCTCAGGAGTATTTGGATCTGGAACATTTCAATCTAAAGTTACCCCTGGAGATATCCAGCAAACATCTTTTGGAGGCCATGTTAGTGGTATTGGATTCCAGTCTTCAGGCCAACCTGGCTCAGTCTCCCAAACAATTTCTAATGGAGTTGCATCCTCTGTGTCTGGTGGAAATATCCCACCTTTTAAGGGTCAAGTAGGGGGTGCATTTGGAGATCAGACCAGTAGTACTGGATTCCATTCCTCAGGATTATTTGGATCTGGAACCATTCCATCTAAAGTTATCCCATCTGTGTCTACTGGAGATATCAAGCAATCATCTTTCGGAGGCCATGTTAGCAGTATTGGATTCCAGTCTTCAGGACAGTCTGGTTCAGTCTTCCAAACAATTTCTAATGGAGTTGGATCTTCTGTGTCTGGTGGAAATATCCCACCTTTTAAGGGTCTGGTAGGGGGTACATTTGGAGATCAGACCAGTAGTAATGGGTTCCATTCCTCAGGAGTATTTGGATCAGGAACCATTCCATCTAAAGTTATCCCGTCAGTGTCTACTGGAGTTATCCAGCAATCATCTTTTGGAGGTCATGTAACCGGGAGTGAATTCCAGTCAACAATAAATGTAGGAAGTGGAGTTCCAGCTGTACAAACCCGTCCATTCACTGGATCAATCATTGAAGAGAACACACCCGGATATCAAGAAGGATGTCGCTGTGTTGCCAAACACCTTTGCCCTATTGGTGATATTATTCCTCGTCGTTCTTCCATTGACATTAGAGAACTTATTGACGCACGTTCAAGGGCCTCAGAAATCCTTTCAAATGCAACAGATCTAGAAGAAACCGAGATCACCACAACCATTGCCCCTGAATTTGAGACTGTCATTCCTGACAGCGGGGAAGAGTCTCGTCAGAAAAGAGACATACTCACAACTGACACTCATGCCCATGATGATGTGGACTATCAAGAGGTAAATTTCCATTCTTCATCTGTTAACGGTAATGAATATTTCCTAAAATACTGACACTACATAATTAAAAGGATATtgattatatttatgttattgtaAGTTACTCGATCAACATGATCTTTCATTTCAGCGCCAGTTTTCAGGCTATGTCCCTGGACTAACTGGATGTGAATCCCACCACGTGTGCTGCAGAAACCCTGTTTATGCTCCTCGTAAAAAACACCAAACTTGTGGAAAAAGTAATGCTGCTGGTCTTCTGGGTCGAGTGAAAAATCCATCTTTTGTGAATGATGATTCCGAGTTCGCCGAGTACCCCTGGCAAGCAGCCATTTTGAAACTTGATCAAAGCGAGAGTGTTTATGTGTGTGGTGCAGTTCTTATATCTGACAGACATCTCCTAACAGCGGCTCACTGCGTGAAAGGGTAAATTGCTGAAATGTTGGTCGATTTACCTTAGCTTAATAATAACTACATGCTACTTACAAGATAACTGAAGTAAGGCGCGTGTTTAATGCAAACATGCCAATACAAACTCTTCAGTAGACCGtgtaatatatagttataatgaATACCTTGCCAATTGCAGGACtgttgcttatttattttcatgtacattttttcACAGCTTGCACTCAAACACCATGATCATCCGCATGGGTGACTGGGATGTAACTACAGCAGCAGAATTTTATCAACACGTTGAAATTCCAGTATCAGAAGTCGTCATCCATCCAGAGTATTATGCTGGTAATCTCCAGAACGATATCGCTCTATTGACACTACAGTACTCCGTTGATTTTGATAAAAAGTAAGTTCTGAAACTCATATTTAGGAACACATTGATGTATCAGATGAGTTTTcacattaagaatatttttcataggACCTCGAGAATCCAAGTTTGATACCCGAGCCACCAGCTTGATTATAACATAATGATAAtggttattctttatttcatcagCCCGCACATCTCGCCGGTGTGCCTTCCTGAGAAATACGACAGCTTCATCGGTCAGCGATGCCATTCCACTGGATGGGGTAAAGATGCCCACGGAGATGGAGGGAAATTCCAAAGGGTTTTGAAGGAAGTGGAGGTTCCAGTCTTGTCTCATTTACAGTGCCAAAAAGCCTTGAGGCTCACTCGCTTGGGCGCATCGTTCTCACTCCCCGAAGGCAACATCTGCGCAGGTGGCGAGGAAGGACGAGATACTTGCGAGGTACAAGGATGAAGTGtagtaattttgtttgtttattatagacgaaataatgataatgcttaCAAATGCAATGACACTGTAAAACCCTATAGAGCATTCATTGGATGACCTTTTAATTTaagttattcttcttcctctacaGGGTGATGGTGGCGGTCCCTTGGTATGCCCTGGGCACAATGGCCATGCTCAGTTGGTGGGTCTGGTATCATGGGGCATTGGCTGTGGCAAAGTGGGTATCCCTGGTGTTTATGTCGATGTAGCTCACTACCTGGAATGGATAAGAGCTAATTCCCATTAACTGCAATAACATGTTTTAGTTATCCAGTTGATCTGGACATTTTAAGCAACGTCAAGATACCCAGTTGatctggataaaataaaaaaaatataaacgcgATGCTCAGTTGATCTGGCATTCAAGGCAAACCCCAAGATGCTCAATTATTTTGGTAACTGAAGAATAAAGCCTAGGCTGGATATTGAGAACATCAATTACCCACGTTGACCGATCTCATCTTTAATGTATAATTCATCGACAGAACTTGATTAGCTGTGATATTGCATCATATGTTAAGCACTGAAGCTGCCAAATGTTCAAACTAATGAACTGTTTCTAATCACTTTAATTTACGCACACTCACGTTTCTCTGTCCATTATTTATATTACACCCACTGttaaaaaatattgttcatttatttatgaataaactttagagctgatttttttcttttattaatttcatctaCTTAACTTGTTTACGGAAATTCATAAAGGTAGTTATGCACTGGGATACAAGCAGCATATACTTAATTCAGGAGTTCATTATTTGCTTTCCTAACCCTCAAAGCGGCAggggaaaagaaagggaaaaagagatgACTTATGAGAAATCTGCTGGACATAGCATCCAAATTTCAAATTGTTCCCGCTTTAGGATGGCCTAGAAGGTAACTTTCAAATCCTGGTTCTTGAATTAGGATTTTTCTTATTAACTAACTACATGAGCTGCACCTaaatcttcttttctctcttcgtaGATAGAAATAGACTATAAATCAGTCAGTTTCCCCTTAAACTTTTAAACCACGTAAAAGCCCATTCTATAGAGTAGACATAATGCGAAGATTCCCTGCTAGAAATGCCTTCGTCATGTTTGCTTTTGTgcaaattagttttatttatgaaataatttcacaGATTTTGATAGCACAGTTTCATCACTAATACTGAttcataaaaaatgagagagagagagagagagagagagagagagagagagagagagagagagagagagagagagagagaggatttttgttCGTCCCATTTGCCCAATTCAACTTTGTCCATCAAAGTCCCAAAATGgcagaaatagaaagaaatggcAACGCGTTTTTCATGTTTGCttttcgcctcacaatgattatAAGAGAAATGATGCGCTGAGCTTTGTCTTCAGAACAGtcgtttaaaattataaattatcctCTTATCCTCTGTAGGTTCTTTACATTAAATAT harbors:
- the LOC136847702 gene encoding uncharacterized protein, whose protein sequence is MKLKRLVSSLALLTALSLPITFAEDWSWGAVEDASTSPPSENSTSGFDTFESNNSSEVEPSDREPRFLGFSEKLCSLGIGTKCDKKLYPDAVDSHYGPPPVVGSSLTSSSYATLDYDNYGKEGHGYPSVPSKASAGGIKPFFVPPKPYPQSFVKPHPVQPDTHHISPTYEAPKPTYKVPEPTYEAPKPAYKAPNPSHITVSHGHVKPSSVVQHIHTHTHIHQGVQENAPSGSAVFVSTGSAIPSFGKTIVQSPFEGHITGPESEPTIPSGPSITSVISAGTVPPVGDKFSGSGFHSTGQAGSGILQSTSAGVASSGVFSSATFGGQAIGNFGNQVSGTGFQSSGQSGSVFQPISNGVSSAVSSGTISPFKGQVGGAFGDQTSSTGFHSSGVFGSGTFQSKVTPGDIQQTSFGGHVSGIGFQSSGQPGSVSQTISNGVASSVSGGNIPPFKGQVGGAFGDQTSSTGFHSSGLFGSGTIPSKVIPSVSTGDIKQSSFGGHVSSIGFQSSGQSGSVFQTISNGVGSSVSGGNIPPFKGLVGGTFGDQTSSNGFHSSGVFGSGTIPSKVIPSVSTGVIQQSSFGGHVTGSEFQSTINVGSGVPAVQTRPFTGSIIEENTPGYQEGCRCVAKHLCPIGDIIPRRSSIDIRELIDARSRASEILSNATDLEETEITTTIAPEFETVIPDSGEESRQKRDILTTDTHAHDDVDYQERQFSGYVPGLTGCESHHVCCRNPVYAPRKKHQTCGKSNAAGLLGRVKNPSFVNDDSEFAEYPWQAAILKLDQSESVYVCGAVLISDRHLLTAAHCVKGLHSNTMIIRMGDWDVTTAAEFYQHVEIPVSEVVIHPEYYAGNLQNDIALLTLQYSVDFDKNPHISPVCLPEKYDSFIGQRCHSTGWGKDAHGDGGKFQRVLKEVEVPVLSHLQCQKALRLTRLGASFSLPEGNICAGGEEGRDTCEGDGGGPLVCPGHNGHAQLVGLVSWGIGCGKVGIPGVYVDVAHYLEWIRANSH